In one window of Bacteroidota bacterium DNA:
- a CDS encoding enoyl-CoA hydratase/isomerase family protein, with the protein MDYHFERESFTTYSKGVVAIIRIKSKVFDLVTDLEESELMLDFIKKTEYDPQIMALLIINEPGCYGEDVYEQFMHKILELQPPEDNNANPNFIQKNTRFREINILNKIVKGTAEYQKLSFIGIDGDIVTPFFGAALSADFRFASKGSKIIMAHKKYGLHPSGALPFFLGRYLGHSKAIEFQLSDIIKVKKAMELGLINEIFETDEFEKLCLIGINNYLHCKTCTMRRTKQLTSFVNRDLNDYFQFEASLLNL; encoded by the coding sequence ATGGATTATCATTTTGAAAGAGAATCGTTTACCACATATTCAAAAGGTGTCGTGGCAATCATCAGAATTAAAAGCAAAGTATTCGATCTGGTAACTGATCTGGAAGAAAGTGAGCTGATGCTCGATTTCATAAAAAAAACAGAATATGATCCCCAGATCATGGCACTGTTGATCATAAACGAGCCTGGATGTTACGGAGAAGATGTATATGAACAATTTATGCATAAGATACTTGAACTCCAACCTCCTGAAGATAATAATGCCAACCCGAATTTTATTCAAAAAAACACCCGGTTCAGGGAAATCAATATCCTGAATAAGATTGTCAAAGGAACAGCAGAGTATCAGAAACTTTCGTTCATTGGCATTGATGGAGACATCGTAACTCCTTTTTTTGGAGCTGCTTTATCTGCGGATTTCCGCTTTGCCTCCAAGGGATCAAAAATCATCATGGCACATAAAAAATATGGCCTTCATCCTTCCGGTGCTCTTCCGTTCTTTCTGGGCCGATACCTTGGACATTCCAAGGCTATTGAATTTCAGCTTTCGGATATCATTAAAGTCAAAAAGGCTATGGAACTGGGACTTATCAATGAAATCTTCGAAACCGATGAGTTTGAAAAGCTTTGTTTAATAGGAATCAATAATTATTTGCATTGCAAAACCTGCACAATGCGGAGAACCAAACAACTAACCAGTTTTGTTAACCGCGACCTGAATGATTATTTTCAGTTTGAAGCCAGTTTGTTGAATCTTTGA